The following are from one region of the Noviherbaspirillum sedimenti genome:
- a CDS encoding porin, with product MKKSLLALAVLGAFTTGSQAQTNVSIGGILHANVKNYKISNSARQTSNELRVDDDLNSRFWLTGTEDLGGGLKALFYVENRFNADQPQATGTGAGLANGETYVGLKGGWGQITVGKHSWMSTQGLTTEYVSASGNNLAIPTSMLATYSIMDQAVGNLDTTRRANSVTYRSPVVSGFSGVAGISTASAGNEGVIDGTSTYEDGREYYLQGGYNNGPLALALAYRDFTAEGRAAGSNDDQQLRFHGSYKFGGIKLGLMADRASREAVGGGKSSRTAWSIPVSYTLGNNTFLASFTKAGDLSAGNANLAANTGNDTGAKMYTVGYDYALSKRTNVGVYYSRLDNDANGVYQPFNAGTSFTGSSLVAGETASTLALGVKHTF from the coding sequence ATGAAAAAATCTCTACTTGCCCTCGCAGTTCTGGGCGCGTTCACTACCGGTTCTCAAGCACAAACCAATGTTTCGATCGGCGGCATACTTCACGCCAACGTAAAGAACTACAAGATCAGCAACAGCGCGCGCCAAACCAGCAATGAACTGCGGGTTGACGATGACCTCAACTCGCGTTTCTGGCTGACCGGCACCGAAGATCTGGGTGGCGGCCTGAAAGCCCTGTTCTACGTTGAAAACCGTTTCAACGCTGACCAGCCGCAAGCTACCGGCACCGGCGCTGGCCTGGCCAACGGCGAGACCTATGTGGGCTTGAAAGGGGGTTGGGGGCAAATTACTGTCGGCAAGCATTCCTGGATGTCGACGCAAGGCCTGACGACGGAGTATGTATCCGCCTCCGGCAACAATCTTGCCATACCGACCAGCATGCTGGCGACGTACTCCATTATGGATCAGGCAGTCGGCAACCTGGATACCACCCGGCGCGCCAATTCGGTCACTTACCGTTCACCGGTCGTAAGCGGTTTCAGCGGCGTGGCCGGCATTTCCACCGCCAGCGCCGGTAATGAAGGCGTAATTGATGGCACCTCCACATATGAGGATGGCCGTGAGTATTATCTGCAAGGCGGCTATAACAACGGCCCACTGGCGCTCGCCCTGGCTTACCGCGACTTCACCGCAGAAGGCCGCGCTGCCGGCAGTAACGATGACCAGCAATTGCGCTTTCACGGTTCCTACAAGTTCGGTGGCATCAAACTTGGCCTGATGGCCGACCGTGCTTCCCGCGAAGCGGTGGGCGGCGGCAAGTCGTCGCGCACCGCCTGGTCGATCCCGGTCAGCTATACCCTCGGCAACAACACCTTCCTGGCTTCCTTTACCAAAGCAGGCGACTTATCCGCAGGGAATGCCAATCTCGCCGCGAACACCGGTAACGATACGGGTGCCAAGATGTACACCGTGGGCTACGACTATGCGCTTTCCAAGCGCACCAACGTGGGGGTGTATTACAGTCGCCTCGACAACGATGCCAACGGGGTCTATCAACCCTTCAATGCGGGCACGTCCTTCACCGGATCGAGTCTGGTGGCCGGTGAAACGGCCTCGACCCTTGCCCTGGGCGTGAAGCACACATTCTGA
- a CDS encoding IS1182 family transposase yields MTSSYLPYDPQQQMLLPPALQEWLPDGHLAYYISDTIDALDLSTFHARYAGGGPRNQPFHPAMMVKVLVYGYATGVFSSRKLAKKLHEDVAFRVLAAGNYPAHRTICDFRAFHLKELSDLFVQVVKLARECGLVKLGTIAVDGTKIKANASRHKAMSYERMKKSELELKAQIDALLAKAKAADLAEKNEPALDIPAEISRREDRLAAIGAARARLEERQRQADTERGRSADDDNTPPDGDGKALKKSKYKYKFGEPKPKAQDNFTDPESRIMKRAGGGFDYSYNAQAAVDDTAHIIVAAELTNSGADSRQLPAVLAAVKANTGDDPHQVVADAGYRSEAVFETLRDHPAEIIVALGREGRQALGIDPNKRPLSAAMAERFKSTATQDAYRRRKWLSEPPNGWIKHVLGFRQFSMRGIAKAQAEWKLVCAALNLRRMANMMCA; encoded by the coding sequence ATGACATCGAGCTATCTTCCCTACGATCCGCAGCAGCAAATGCTGCTTCCCCCTGCATTGCAAGAGTGGCTACCAGATGGCCATCTTGCGTACTACATCAGCGATACGATCGATGCGCTTGATCTGAGCACCTTCCATGCGCGATATGCAGGTGGCGGGCCGCGCAATCAGCCCTTTCATCCGGCGATGATGGTCAAAGTGCTGGTTTATGGCTATGCGACCGGGGTGTTCTCGTCGCGCAAGCTGGCAAAGAAGCTGCATGAAGACGTTGCCTTCCGGGTACTTGCTGCTGGCAATTATCCCGCGCACCGCACGATCTGCGACTTCCGTGCTTTCCATCTGAAAGAGTTGTCCGACTTGTTCGTGCAAGTGGTGAAGTTGGCGCGCGAGTGCGGCCTGGTCAAGTTGGGAACCATCGCTGTGGATGGGACCAAGATTAAGGCCAACGCATCGCGCCACAAGGCCATGAGTTATGAGCGCATGAAGAAATCGGAGCTGGAATTGAAGGCGCAGATCGACGCGCTACTGGCCAAGGCCAAGGCAGCCGACCTGGCCGAGAAGAACGAGCCGGCACTGGACATTCCAGCTGAGATAAGCCGACGCGAGGACCGGCTTGCAGCCATTGGCGCGGCGCGCGCACGGCTGGAGGAACGCCAGCGTCAGGCAGATACCGAGCGTGGCCGCAGCGCTGACGACGACAATACGCCGCCAGACGGCGATGGTAAGGCGCTCAAGAAGTCGAAATACAAGTACAAGTTCGGTGAGCCCAAGCCCAAGGCCCAGGACAACTTTACCGACCCGGAAAGCCGGATCATGAAGCGCGCCGGTGGCGGCTTCGATTACAGCTACAACGCGCAAGCCGCAGTCGATGATACGGCGCACATCATCGTCGCTGCCGAACTGACCAATAGCGGCGCCGATAGCCGTCAATTGCCCGCGGTGCTGGCGGCGGTCAAGGCGAATACGGGCGACGATCCGCACCAGGTCGTCGCCGATGCAGGCTATCGATCCGAGGCCGTGTTTGAAACGCTGCGTGATCATCCCGCCGAGATCATCGTTGCCCTTGGGCGCGAAGGTAGACAAGCGCTTGGGATTGATCCGAACAAACGCCCACTCTCGGCGGCCATGGCAGAACGATTCAAATCCACCGCCACCCAAGATGCCTACCGGCGGCGCAAGTGGTTATCCGAACCGCCAAATGGTTGGATCAAGCACGTACTGGGCTTCCGACAATTTAGCATGCGCGGCATCGCCAAGGCCCAGGCAGAGTGGAAACTCGTCTGCGCTGCGCTTAACCTGCGAAGAATGGCAAATATGATGTGTGCGTAG